A region of Paenibacillus thiaminolyticus DNA encodes the following proteins:
- a CDS encoding DegV family protein: protein MTIHIITDGSSDLTPELVEQYGIHVVPLYVRFGQDVLTSDMNTDSFYERMREEHELPNTASPSPADFYHMYRSLGTDKDILVLSLTSQLSSTYNHALMAKTMYEEEGHPNRIEVLDTKTASMGLGLLAVRAAQLAHAGEELQDLMTKMVHFIKHTRTYFTLDTLENVIRGGRLSRIKGTVASMLNIKLLMEASEEGSIEVLEKIRGTQKTLRRLIDKVGDAWHQVDKNWIALAHSNCEERAKVFLHDLMDKYPFDEVLFVNMGPVIGTYAGEGGVLISYQEAPALS, encoded by the coding sequence ATGACCATTCACATCATCACGGACGGAAGCTCGGACCTGACGCCGGAGCTGGTAGAGCAGTACGGCATTCACGTCGTTCCGCTGTACGTTCGCTTCGGGCAAGACGTATTGACATCCGATATGAATACGGATTCCTTCTATGAACGGATGCGGGAGGAGCATGAGCTGCCCAATACAGCGAGTCCTTCGCCTGCCGACTTTTATCATATGTACAGATCTCTCGGAACCGACAAAGACATTCTCGTCTTATCGCTGACCTCTCAGCTCAGCAGCACCTACAATCACGCGCTGATGGCCAAGACCATGTATGAGGAAGAAGGGCATCCGAACCGGATCGAGGTACTGGATACGAAGACGGCGTCGATGGGGCTTGGACTGCTGGCCGTGCGGGCGGCCCAATTGGCTCATGCGGGGGAAGAGCTGCAAGACTTGATGACGAAGATGGTTCATTTTATTAAGCATACACGAACTTATTTTACATTGGACACGCTGGAAAATGTCATCCGCGGCGGCCGGTTGAGCCGGATTAAGGGGACGGTCGCCTCGATGCTGAATATTAAGCTGCTGATGGAAGCAAGCGAAGAAGGCTCGATTGAAGTGCTGGAAAAAATCCGCGGCACTCAGAAGACGCTGCGGCGCCTGATCGACAAGGTGGGAGATGCGTGGCATCAGGTCGACAAGAACTGGATTGCGCTCGCTCATTCCAACTGCGAGGAGCGCGCCAAAGTGTTTCTCCACGATTTGATGGACAAGTATCCGTTCGATGAGGTGCTGTTCGTCAATATGGGGCCGGTCATCGGAACCTATGCCGGGGAAGGCGGCGTCCTCATTTCTTATCAGGAAGCGCCTGCACTGTCGTAG
- a CDS encoding ABC transporter permease, translating to MTYRQLAINNIKGSWHRYGAYFLSCVFAVMIFFVYASIIYHPEVAGGKIQESNYVRQLMIVCEVLIMVFSFFFILYSSSAFLKSRQKELGLLSLFGSTKGQLRMLVFYENMLISIMAIVVGIGSGMVLLKLFLMAMSRLLRVDAPLSFYISPSAIGLTSIGYLLLFAFITLFSLRHVSRVEIIHLIRADKEPKSPPKFSWFLVLLSVLTLGSGYGLAYVTDLKLFILSAMPIIGLTVLGTYFLFTQLSVAVIRALQKNKRFYYRGTNLLNVSQAAFKMRDNARVLFNVSILCAVVLTATATVYAFDQGMRISVRLNNPFVLTMSAGKEDRPPVTPDRIERLAEQMKHNVTFSDKARVVDAMVKGSRLEQYGTLVGESDYNRLAGELGYDPVRIEEGKAILVDQRDLLFYENLSQDVEGDRLSVQVEGQAKPFQLQIQQLHTKQIVLTRSVGYRLFVVPDALLDRLYRQAPADQAQTLYVMNWTDWEDAMPLMERIREMRDPASEFGMYSRTEDWNDTRQNSSLGLFIGLFISLLFFIASGSVIYFKLFTELQEDQAHFRALTRIGLSVTEIRRVVTFQVGLIFYAPCIVGSIHTLFAMKTLTNLMNINVMGYGVTVVGLFVLMQTLYFLMARRTYMGKILEEAVV from the coding sequence ATGACGTACCGACAGCTCGCTATCAATAATATTAAAGGAAGCTGGCATCGGTACGGCGCTTATTTTCTCAGCTGCGTCTTCGCCGTCATGATCTTTTTCGTGTACGCATCGATCATTTACCATCCGGAGGTGGCGGGCGGCAAGATACAGGAAAGCAACTATGTGCGCCAGCTGATGATTGTATGCGAAGTTCTCATCATGGTGTTCTCGTTTTTTTTCATCCTGTATTCGAGCTCCGCTTTTCTGAAATCCCGGCAAAAAGAGCTCGGCTTGTTGTCCTTGTTCGGTTCGACCAAAGGGCAGCTCCGCATGCTGGTTTTCTATGAAAACATGCTGATCTCCATCATGGCGATCGTTGTGGGCATCGGAAGCGGCATGGTGCTGCTGAAGCTGTTCCTGATGGCGATGTCCCGGCTGCTGCGGGTGGATGCGCCGCTGAGCTTCTATATCAGTCCGTCTGCGATCGGGCTGACATCCATCGGCTACCTGCTGCTGTTCGCCTTCATTACGCTTTTCTCACTGCGCCATGTGAGCCGGGTGGAGATTATCCATTTGATTCGGGCGGACAAGGAGCCGAAGTCGCCGCCCAAGTTCTCCTGGTTCCTTGTCCTGTTGTCGGTGCTTACGCTCGGCAGCGGATACGGTCTGGCTTATGTGACCGATCTGAAGCTGTTCATTCTGTCGGCGATGCCGATTATCGGGTTGACTGTGCTTGGCACGTATTTTTTGTTCACGCAGCTGAGTGTGGCGGTCATTCGGGCGCTGCAGAAGAACAAGCGGTTCTATTACCGTGGAACGAATCTCCTGAATGTCTCGCAAGCGGCCTTCAAAATGAGGGATAATGCCCGCGTGCTGTTCAACGTTTCGATTCTATGCGCCGTCGTGCTTACCGCCACCGCTACCGTATACGCCTTCGATCAAGGGATGAGAATCTCGGTCAGACTCAATAATCCGTTCGTCTTGACGATGTCCGCGGGGAAGGAGGATCGCCCGCCGGTAACGCCGGATCGCATTGAGCGGCTGGCGGAGCAAATGAAGCATAACGTCACCTTTTCCGACAAGGCCCGTGTCGTCGATGCGATGGTGAAGGGGTCCAGGCTGGAGCAATATGGGACATTGGTTGGCGAATCCGACTACAATCGGCTTGCCGGAGAGCTCGGGTATGATCCTGTCCGGATTGAGGAAGGCAAAGCGATTCTGGTCGATCAGCGGGATTTGCTGTTTTATGAGAATTTATCCCAGGACGTGGAAGGCGATCGTCTTTCTGTTCAGGTCGAAGGACAAGCGAAGCCGTTTCAGCTTCAGATACAGCAGTTGCATACGAAGCAGATCGTATTGACGAGGAGCGTCGGCTACCGATTGTTCGTCGTCCCCGATGCCTTGCTGGACCGGCTGTATCGGCAGGCGCCGGCGGATCAGGCGCAGACGTTGTATGTCATGAACTGGACTGACTGGGAGGATGCGATGCCGCTGATGGAACGGATCCGGGAGATGCGGGATCCGGCTTCGGAATTCGGTATGTACAGCCGGACCGAAGACTGGAACGATACCCGGCAGAATTCCTCGCTCGGACTGTTCATTGGCTTGTTCATCAGTCTGCTGTTCTTCATCGCGAGCGGCAGCGTCATCTACTTCAAGCTGTTCACGGAACTGCAGGAAGATCAGGCGCATTTCCGGGCACTCACCCGCATCGGCCTGTCGGTCACGGAGATACGCCGCGTCGTGACCTTCCAGGTGGGGCTCATTTTCTACGCTCCATGCATCGTCGGCAGCATCCATACGCTGTTCGCAATGAAGACCTTAACCAATCTGATGAATATCAATGTGATGGGTTACGGGGTTACCGTGGTCGGCCTGTTCGTTCTGATGCAGACTCTCTATTTTTTGATGGCGCGGCGCACTTATATGGGCAAGATTTTGGAAGAGGCTGTCGTCTAG
- a CDS encoding solute symporter family protein, translating to MSTTAFILFVAIVMLTMVITYIAAKKTRSASDFYTAGGGLKGWQNGLAIAGDYMSAASFLGIAGSIALVGFDGFFYSIGFLVAYLVVLYLVAEPLRNLGKFTLADMIAARFNNMKIRGVAALNTVTISTFYMIAQLVGAGALIKLLLGIDYVWAVLIVGCLMTLYVVFGGMHATSWVQIIKAILLMGGTFLLSIFVFSRFDYSLTGMFEQMKTATPLGEAFLNPGNKYTNSLDTLSLNLGLVLGTAGLPHILIRFFTVKDAPTARSSVVYATWIIGLFYILTIFLGFGAAAFVGTEAILAADKGGNMAAPLLAQALGGDFFFALISAVAFATILAVVTGLVLSAASAFAHDFYNHILRKGQANEREQMKAARFASIGVSVLSIALALLASKLNVAFLVGLAFAVAASANLPVILFTIFWRRFNTAGAISGMLTGLLSAIALVAVSPSIWDPAGKAIFIGEPLITLTNPGIISIPLGFIGAWIGTIVSSRSKDADAKFDEVLVKANTGIHM from the coding sequence ATGAGCACAACGGCGTTCATTTTGTTCGTGGCCATCGTAATGCTGACCATGGTCATTACATATATTGCGGCGAAGAAGACGCGCAGCGCATCCGATTTCTACACGGCCGGCGGCGGCCTGAAGGGCTGGCAGAACGGGCTGGCCATCGCCGGGGATTATATGTCCGCGGCTTCGTTCCTCGGCATCGCCGGATCGATCGCTCTCGTCGGCTTCGACGGCTTCTTCTATTCGATCGGCTTCCTCGTCGCCTATCTCGTCGTGCTGTATCTTGTCGCGGAGCCTTTGCGCAATCTGGGCAAGTTCACCTTGGCCGATATGATTGCCGCCCGCTTCAATAATATGAAAATCCGGGGCGTCGCCGCGCTGAATACGGTGACGATCTCCACCTTCTACATGATCGCCCAGCTCGTCGGGGCCGGCGCGCTCATCAAGCTGCTGCTCGGCATCGATTATGTATGGGCCGTCCTTATCGTCGGCTGCCTGATGACGCTGTATGTCGTCTTCGGCGGCATGCATGCCACCTCATGGGTACAGATCATCAAAGCGATCCTGCTCATGGGCGGGACCTTCCTGCTCTCCATCTTCGTCTTCTCCAGATTCGACTACAGTCTGACCGGCATGTTCGAGCAGATGAAGACCGCGACTCCGCTCGGAGAAGCTTTTTTGAATCCGGGCAATAAATATACCAATTCGCTTGATACGCTCTCGCTCAATCTCGGACTGGTGCTCGGAACCGCCGGACTGCCGCATATTCTGATCCGCTTCTTCACGGTGAAGGATGCCCCGACCGCCCGGTCCTCGGTCGTCTATGCCACCTGGATAATCGGCCTGTTCTACATCCTGACCATCTTCCTCGGCTTCGGCGCCGCCGCCTTCGTCGGAACCGAAGCAATTCTCGCGGCGGACAAGGGCGGCAATATGGCCGCGCCGCTTCTGGCCCAAGCGCTCGGCGGCGATTTCTTCTTCGCCCTGATCTCGGCTGTCGCGTTCGCGACCATTCTCGCCGTCGTCACCGGCCTGGTCCTCTCGGCCGCCTCCGCCTTCGCGCATGATTTCTACAACCATATCCTGCGCAAGGGCCAAGCCAATGAGCGCGAGCAGATGAAGGCCGCCCGCTTCGCCTCCATCGGCGTATCCGTGCTGTCGATTGCCTTGGCGCTGCTCGCTTCGAAGCTGAATGTCGCCTTCCTGGTCGGCCTCGCCTTCGCCGTCGCGGCCAGCGCGAACCTTCCGGTCATTCTGTTCACGATCTTCTGGCGCCGCTTCAATACGGCGGGGGCGATCAGCGGCATGCTGACCGGACTGCTGTCGGCGATTGCGCTCGTTGCCGTCTCCCCAAGCATCTGGGATCCGGCTGGCAAGGCGATCTTCATCGGAGAGCCGCTCATCACGCTCACGAACCCGGGCATCATCTCGATCCCGCTCGGCTTCATCGGCGCCTGGATCGGTACGATCGTGTCGTCCCGCAGCAAGGACGCGGATGCGAAGTTCGATGAGGTGCTGGTCAAAGCCAACACCGGCATTCATATGTAA
- a CDS encoding ABC transporter ATP-binding protein, translated as MEVLRAEQLSKVFGTKGKMTYTALKDIHLHVDEGEFVGIMGPSGSGKTTLLNILATIDKPTSGKLWINGTDPAKLSNKKLAHFRRRELGFVFQDFNLLDTLSIKENIILPLALDQISARDIEQRLADTIRWLGIEPILDKRTYEVSGGQKQRTAIARAVIHQPSLLLADELTGNLDSKAAKEVMNALQDLNENQNRTILMVTHDPFAASYCKRILFIKDGQIFSELRRGSNRQTFFQHILDSLSLLGGQFDDVPTARYQ; from the coding sequence ATGGAGGTTCTAAGAGCGGAGCAGTTATCGAAAGTATTCGGCACTAAAGGAAAAATGACGTACACGGCGCTCAAAGACATTCATTTGCATGTGGATGAGGGAGAATTCGTGGGCATTATGGGCCCATCGGGCAGCGGGAAGACGACGCTGCTCAATATTCTCGCGACGATAGATAAGCCGACTTCCGGCAAGCTATGGATTAACGGAACCGATCCGGCGAAGCTGAGCAATAAGAAGCTGGCGCATTTCCGCCGGCGGGAGCTCGGCTTCGTGTTTCAGGATTTCAATCTGCTGGATACGCTCAGCATTAAGGAGAATATCATTTTGCCGCTGGCGCTGGATCAAATCTCGGCGCGCGACATTGAGCAGCGGCTGGCCGATACGATTCGTTGGCTCGGCATCGAGCCGATTCTGGATAAGCGGACGTACGAGGTATCGGGGGGGCAGAAGCAGCGGACGGCCATTGCGCGTGCGGTGATTCATCAGCCATCTCTGCTATTGGCGGACGAACTGACCGGGAATCTCGATTCGAAGGCGGCGAAGGAAGTGATGAACGCCCTTCAAGATCTGAATGAGAACCAGAACCGCACCATTCTCATGGTGACGCATGATCCGTTCGCAGCGAGCTACTGCAAGCGGATTTTATTCATCAAGGACGGGCAAATCTTTTCCGAGCTGCGCCGCGGCTCGAACCGGCAGACATTCTTCCAGCACATATTAGACTCGCTCAGTCTGTTAGGGGGCCAATTCGATGACGTACCGACAGCTCGCTATCAATAA
- a CDS encoding sensor histidine kinase: protein MTFWRFMKDRLLLVLACFAALFVALLVVWLDLGIGQRYLYSGSLTYVFVLGGAVILVGLIYDYSRQRRWFREMKNAEENPSSNDFTLCLQHPETQEQERVHGLISRQYSAYMDELLTMQKNREQHLHFTNQWVHHMKTPVSVLHLISQQTPQPLSLEETEQLLRSIAEETDRLARGLDMMLHTARMEKFDLDLHVTGLSLQHVIRQVINQNKKALIRYQIYPKVTPGDTIVESDEKWLAFILTQLVTNAIKYMKDKEGAKSLQFTVQQTGGAVQLRVQDEGVGIEPHDIPRIFDAFFTGENGRREGDATGMGLYLVKQVCGKLGHTISVESDPHVGTTFTLGFHSDGIHRI, encoded by the coding sequence ATGACCTTTTGGCGCTTTATGAAGGATCGGCTGCTCCTTGTGCTGGCCTGCTTCGCGGCTCTGTTCGTCGCCCTGCTCGTCGTATGGCTGGATCTCGGGATCGGGCAGCGCTATCTGTACAGCGGGAGCCTAACCTACGTATTCGTGCTGGGCGGGGCCGTCATCCTCGTGGGCTTAATCTATGACTATTCGCGGCAGCGGCGCTGGTTCCGCGAGATGAAGAATGCGGAGGAGAATCCGAGCAGCAATGATTTCACGCTCTGTCTCCAGCATCCGGAGACGCAGGAGCAGGAGCGGGTTCACGGCTTGATCAGCCGCCAGTACAGCGCCTATATGGACGAACTGCTGACGATGCAAAAGAACCGGGAGCAGCATCTTCATTTTACGAACCAATGGGTTCATCATATGAAGACCCCGGTGTCGGTACTGCATCTTATCTCGCAGCAGACGCCTCAGCCGCTGTCGCTGGAGGAGACGGAGCAGCTGCTGCGCAGCATCGCGGAAGAGACGGATCGGCTTGCGCGCGGCCTCGACATGATGCTGCATACGGCCCGCATGGAGAAGTTCGACCTTGATCTGCACGTGACGGGGCTGTCGCTGCAGCATGTCATCCGGCAGGTCATCAATCAGAATAAAAAAGCACTCATTCGTTATCAGATCTATCCGAAGGTTACGCCCGGCGACACGATAGTCGAGAGCGATGAGAAGTGGCTGGCTTTCATTCTGACCCAGCTGGTCACGAACGCGATCAAATATATGAAGGATAAGGAGGGGGCCAAGTCGCTCCAGTTCACGGTGCAGCAGACCGGCGGTGCCGTTCAGCTCCGGGTGCAGGATGAGGGGGTCGGCATCGAGCCGCATGATATCCCGCGCATCTTCGATGCCTTCTTCACCGGGGAGAATGGACGCCGGGAAGGAGATGCCACCGGGATGGGGCTCTATCTGGTGAAGCAGGTGTGCGGCAAGCTTGGTCATACGATAAGCGTCGAATCGGATCCGCATGTGGGCACGACCTTCACGCTTGGCTTCCATTCCGACGGCATCCACCGTATATAA
- a CDS encoding response regulator transcription factor, with the protein MYRIMIVEDDDKIASILQSSLEKYDYKVTRATDFKALKEELLAVNPDLILLDIHLPAYDGFYWCRQFRMVTNAPIIFVSARTGEMDQVMAIENGGDDFITKPFHLDVLLAKVKGVLRRTYGEYASSSGGEELVVHGLSLHRSRNTLEWKGSRVDLTKNEALLLAVLMERAGYIVSRETLLETLWDDVDFVDDNTLTVNVTRVRKKLEEIGIHKAIETMRGQGYRLQASWKEDGDWA; encoded by the coding sequence ATGTATCGGATTATGATCGTTGAAGATGATGACAAGATTGCTTCCATTCTGCAATCTTCGTTGGAAAAGTATGATTACAAAGTGACGCGGGCCACCGATTTCAAGGCGCTGAAAGAGGAACTGCTTGCGGTGAACCCGGATTTGATTTTGCTCGATATTCATTTGCCGGCCTATGACGGATTCTATTGGTGCCGGCAGTTCCGGATGGTGACCAATGCCCCGATAATTTTCGTCTCCGCGCGCACCGGAGAGATGGACCAGGTAATGGCGATCGAGAACGGGGGCGACGATTTCATCACGAAGCCGTTCCACCTTGATGTGCTGCTGGCGAAGGTCAAGGGCGTCCTGCGCCGGACCTACGGAGAGTATGCTTCCAGCAGCGGCGGCGAGGAGCTCGTCGTGCACGGCTTGAGCCTGCACCGCTCCCGGAATACGCTGGAATGGAAGGGGAGCCGCGTCGATCTGACGAAGAATGAGGCGCTCCTGCTCGCTGTGCTCATGGAGCGCGCCGGTTATATCGTCTCCCGGGAGACGCTGCTCGAGACGCTGTGGGATGATGTCGACTTCGTGGACGACAACACGCTCACCGTCAATGTAACCCGCGTGCGCAAAAAGCTGGAGGAGATTGGCATTCATAAAGCGATCGAGACGATGCGCGGACAGGGATACCGCTTGCAAGCCTCGTGGAAGGAAGACGGGGATTGGGCATGA
- the ric gene encoding iron-sulfur cluster repair di-iron protein, whose protein sequence is MFTEEMTVRDAVLRYPAASDLFKRLKIDFCCGGNRPIREAAAERGYAAEEVIHELNRMREAAPAAGTGVDWQFMSSRSLIEYIVNMHHRYLREQLPAITANVARVYHVHGGDQPHLAMVHETFLRLKAELEAHIAKEEDSHFPLIIRYEDDPEGTAAEARAVVAELAEEHDGAGALLKRLRETTSDFTPPEGACTTYRVAYARLEELESMTFEHVHLENNVLFPRIAD, encoded by the coding sequence ATGTTTACGGAAGAGATGACGGTACGCGATGCCGTGCTGCGTTATCCGGCGGCGAGCGATTTATTTAAACGGTTGAAGATTGATTTCTGCTGCGGGGGCAACCGGCCGATACGCGAAGCTGCAGCGGAACGGGGATATGCGGCAGAAGAGGTCATTCACGAGTTGAACCGGATGCGTGAAGCGGCTCCTGCGGCGGGAACGGGCGTAGACTGGCAGTTCATGTCATCCCGTTCGCTGATTGAATATATCGTGAATATGCATCACCGGTACTTGCGCGAGCAGCTTCCCGCAATCACGGCGAATGTGGCGCGGGTATATCACGTGCATGGCGGAGATCAACCCCATCTGGCCATGGTGCATGAGACGTTCTTGCGGCTGAAGGCCGAGCTGGAGGCTCATATCGCGAAGGAAGAAGATTCTCATTTCCCGCTCATCATCCGGTATGAAGACGATCCGGAAGGGACGGCGGCGGAAGCCCGGGCCGTCGTAGCGGAACTGGCGGAGGAGCATGACGGAGCCGGAGCGCTGCTCAAGCGGCTACGGGAGACGACATCGGATTTCACGCCGCCGGAAGGCGCTTGCACGACCTACCGCGTCGCCTATGCGCGGCTGGAGGAGCTGGAGTCGATGACCTTCGAGCATGTGCATTTGGAAAATAATGTGCTGTTCCCGAGAATTGCCGATTAA
- a CDS encoding cob(I)yrinic acid a,c-diamide adenosyltransferase, whose product MGIYTRTGDGGKTSVIRGRVDKDHARVEAYGSVDELNTFMSSAIRQAEIDGEAELAAELTGIQQYLFDCGHDLAVVSPEFRPYRLATEAVEQLERRMDEHPPAQPLQAGYPDNSLSARLMVCRGVCRRAERRIVTLMRDEIASKVVLQYINRLSTYLWWLADRVSGKQGKR is encoded by the coding sequence TTGGGTATTTACACAAGGACGGGAGACGGCGGCAAGACGAGTGTCATTCGCGGGCGGGTCGACAAGGATCATGCGCGGGTGGAGGCTTACGGATCAGTTGACGAATTGAACACATTCATGAGCTCGGCCATTCGCCAGGCGGAGATCGACGGGGAAGCCGAGCTTGCGGCCGAATTGACAGGAATCCAGCAATATCTGTTCGATTGCGGCCATGATCTGGCCGTCGTCTCTCCGGAATTCCGGCCCTACCGGCTTGCCACGGAGGCGGTCGAACAGCTGGAACGGCGCATGGATGAGCATCCCCCGGCGCAGCCGCTTCAAGCCGGCTACCCGGACAATTCCCTGTCTGCCAGGCTGATGGTGTGCCGCGGCGTATGCCGGCGGGCGGAACGGCGGATCGTCACCTTGATGCGTGATGAGATCGCCTCGAAGGTCGTATTGCAATATATCAATCGGTTATCAACGTACTTATGGTGGCTTGCGGACCGCGTGAGCGGGAAGCAGGGCAAGCGTTAG
- a CDS encoding DUF485 domain-containing protein, producing MKHERVNYGQMAKSSRFHTLIQSKKRFIIPLTIFFFLFYFALPILTSYTTILNRPAVGAISWAWVFAFAQFIMTWVLCVLYARRAAKFDKLVAEINQEWSGERE from the coding sequence ATGAAGCATGAACGCGTGAATTACGGCCAGATGGCCAAGTCATCCCGGTTTCATACATTAATCCAGAGCAAGAAGCGCTTCATTATCCCGCTGACAATTTTCTTTTTCCTCTTCTATTTCGCCCTGCCGATCCTGACTTCCTACACCACGATATTGAACCGGCCCGCGGTTGGCGCGATTTCCTGGGCCTGGGTATTCGCCTTCGCCCAATTCATCATGACTTGGGTCCTATGTGTCCTCTACGCCCGCAGAGCGGCCAAATTCGATAAACTGGTGGCCGAAATCAATCAGGAATGGAGTGGGGAACGCGAATGA